Genomic window (Armatimonadota bacterium):
ACGCCTGGTCGAAGTCGCGGGTCGCCGTCTTCTGGTCCCAGATCGAGCCGGTCGCGCCGGACGGGTCCGTCGTGATGTCGATCTGGTCGAGCGACGCCTGGTCGGTCACCCATTGCAGGCCCGGAGCCCAGAACACGCCCGTCGCCGGGTCGAGCGTCAGATCGTCGATCAGAGGATCGGTGGCCGTGCCGTAAGGCAAGACCGAGTTACGGCCCGTCGGCACGCCCGTGAACAGGCTCGCCGTCAACCGGGCCATGTAGACCTCGCTGAACTTTCGGCCGCGGACCTTGCCCGTGAAAGTCAAGTTGATCCGGCCTTGGTTCCCGTCGCGATAGCGGCGGGCGAACGCGCTCGGAGCGCCAAGGTTCTCGAAGGCGTTCCCTAGCCGCAGGCTGCCCTGCGTCCACAGGTTCGACGTGGAGTTGTAGTTGTTCCAGACGATCTGGCCGAGGCCGTTCGAATAGGTCGAGTAGAACACCGAGGCGTACGACGTGCTGCCAAGGGTCGTGTTGACCAAGCTCAGCCTGCTCTTCTTGACCGTCGGGTCGAAGGGCGACGTCAGGATCGCACCCGGATTGTAGTTGATCGTCCCGTCGGCCGCGAACGTCATCGGCACGAGCATGATCTCGCTCAGCGGGACGGAGGTGCCCGAAGCGTCCCGCTTCGTGGCCTCGCCCAGCATCGCCATGTACTTGCCGTTGTTCCAAGACCGGCCCGTCGTCGCGGGGTACTCGAGGAAATTGAAGAACCCGCTTGTCGGGAACGTCGGCGCGCCGAAGGCGACCGAGTCGAGGTCGAGCGTCTCGCCGTTGGCCGTGTCCACCGAGAACACGTTGGCGGGCGGGTCGATCAAGAGCGTCTGCTTGTACCAGCGCGAATTGTTCTCGGCCGTCCAGGCGTTCAGGTCGTTGATCGGGCTTTCACCGAGGGAGTTCCCCAGCGTCGACCGCAAGGATCCGACGTAGATCCGCCATTTGTCCTGGCGTAGCAGGTCGGTCTCGGTGCGCTGCATCGCGTTCCAGCCCGGCGTGTTGGCGTTCTCGAGCCTGTTCGAGGCCCAGGCGACGAACACGTTGCCGTTCCCGTCGCGCATCGCGCTCGGCACGGAGTTCGACCACAGGAAGTTCCCCGTCGCGGTCGGCAGGCTTTCGACCATCGGAGCCGACTTCGTCGTGGGCAGGTTGGTCATCCGGCCCTCACGGACCGTGAACTTCAGATTCGCTCCAGGGTCGGTGTACGCTTCGTCGGTGCCCAAAGACGGGTTGTCCGCGTTCATGTCGTTACCCGTGTTGCTGTTCTCGAACGCGAACACCTTTCGGATGTACTGCCCCGAGGGAGCGCCGATCGGTGCGCTGACGCCGATCTTCGGATCGCCGGGAACGATCTGACCCGGGTTGAACAGGTAGCCGCCCGCCGTCCGCAAGTTCGCGTTCGGCCTGCTCCTGGGGTTGACGTTGTAACGCGTCCCGATCAAGTCGTTCGGCCTCGGCTTCTGAAGGATGTTCCTTCCGAGCGGGTCGAACCCTGGGCCGCTACCGACCAGCAACGACGCCGAATACCTTCGGTCGATCGACGAGTGCAGGTGGAGAGAAGCGTCCAGCCAGGCTAGTTCGTGCTGGCCGGGCATGAACAACTCGACCGGGCGGTTGCCGTTCGCGTCGAAGAAGAACTTCGCGAGCCTCAGGTCGAGCATGTTCTCGTTCCCGTCGTTCGAGACGGCGAACGGTTGGAACAGGTTGTTGTAGGCCGGGTTCCACGGGCTGAACTGCGTGTTCGGGTCCCAAGGCAGGAACGGGCCGAAACCTGCGCCTCCGTTGTAGCCGCCGCCCGAAGGAAGCGACCCCATGTCCAGGGTGGGGGTCTGGAAGTTGATCCGCTGGTCGCGGGCGACGTCCAGTCCGATCCCGAACGTGCGGAACGAGCCGACCGTCGGATCGAGCGTCGAGTTTCCGCCCTGCGGGTCGATGAACATGATCTGACTGCCGTAGTAGTCGCTCTTGCTCGAAGGCTGGTAGCGCGGCACGAGCAGGCTCATCTCGAACACGGTCGGGGTGACCCGGCGGGTCATCTGGGCTTCATAGCCCGTCAGCGTCCGGTAGTTGGTGGCGTTCGCCGGTGCGATGAACGGCGCGTTCAGCGAAATGCCGGACGGGTACAGCGGGTTCTGGGCCTGTCCGAACAGATTGGCCGTCATCGCCAAGCCTTCCCGTCCCACGTTGGGATAGTCAAGGCTCGTGTTCGGCACGTTGACCGGATAGTCTTCGAACCCAGGGTAGTTGACGCCGTTCTGAAGCAACGGTTGGAACACGCCGCCCGTCGTCGGATCGGTCAGGTCTTTGACCCAAGCGATGTCGCGCGGGCCGACCCGGACTCCGTCCAGGCCGCGACCCAGCAGGATCGCCATCAAGCTTCGGTCGACGACGTACAGCTGCTGGACGCCGAGCGATCCGTGACTGACGGGTTGCCCCTTGCTCCGGAGGTCAGGCCCGACCGGGCCTGCTGGCTCGCCCGCCGCCGGGTTCTGGTCCGTTCCCACGTTGCCGTTCGAGTTGTACAGGGGCCATCGCGGGTCGCCCGTGTTGACCACGATCGTCGGATCGGGGTTCACGAGGGTCGGCAGGCACACGCTCGAGTTCACGATGCCGCTGTCGTCCAGGTACGCCAGTGCCAACGGGTTCGCGATAAAGTAGTCGGCATTGACCGGCGGGTTGAACGTGGCCGGCTTGAAGAGCCGGACGGCCGTGCCCTGATTCCGCGTTCCGGCCGAAGTCGCCCGGGCGGAGAGAAGGTTCGGGCCTGGGCCGATGCCGCCGATACCGGTCGTCATCAGAGGAATGCCCCGGAGCACGAAGCCGCGGTTCTGGGCGTCGCCCGTGTACTGCCGGATCGGAGACTGGAAGCGCTGGGCCGTACGGCCCGGGCTGCTCATTTCGAACTCGATGTAGTAGTTCGCGGTCGAACCCGTCCCTTCCGGAAGGTCGTAGATCAAGACGTACAGCGTCTCGCCGAAGTCGAAATGGCGCCGTTGGGCGGCCGAGTTCTGGGCGACCTGAAGGACCTCCGCCGCCGTCACCCCGACGTTCGGGTCGTCGATCTTCTGCCGCAACTGGTCGTACTGCTCGGGCGAGATCAGGATGAACTTGTTCGGGTCGATCGCGTTATCCAGCAGATCGAGGTCGGGATCGTTCTGTCCAGGATCGCGGAAGCCGGGCGGGACGCCAGGAACCATCGGAATGTCCTTCGTATCGAGGATCGAGTTGAAGGCGTAGAGGTAGCCGCTACTGTCGCCCGCATAGGCCCACGAATGGACGTTCAGACCGTTATTGAAGCCACCCGTGATGGCGGGCGACACTTGCGCCTGGCCGTCCATCGCGTAGCCCCACACCTTGGTGAAGCCGGCCTTGTTCAAGAGGCCGTTCGCGCTCAACGCGGTCAAGCGGCCGTCGACGGTCGTCACGATGACGGCCGGGATGTCCTGCCGGATCGAGCCGATGTTGTCGTACTGCGCTGTGAACAGGAACCGGAGCGGCCCGGCAGAGCCTGCGGGCAGTTCGTTCGTCGACCACGCGACCGTTCCCGACGCGGGATCGAGGGACGCGAAAAGCCCGGCGTCGTCGGCGACGAAGAGCCGGTCGTTCCCGGTGTCGGCCGTTCCGCCCCACGTTCCCGCAGGCGGGTTCAACATGGAGGCCGGGACCGAAATCGGCGACGACGCGCCGAACCGCGAGAAACCGCCGATGCCGGCGCCGTCTTGCGTCCAAGCCAACGTCCCGTCCCCTTCGTTCAGGGCGTACATCGTGCCCGTGGTCGCGGTCTGGTCAGGCGCGGCTCCGAAGAACACGCGTCCACCCGTGACCACCGGGGTCATCTGGACCGGACCGAGGACCGGGTCGGTCGCCAGTGGGTACTGCCAGACGATCGAGGACTTCTTCGTGGCGAGGTTGCCCGCGGCGTCGAGCGCGATCACGCGCCCTTCTTGCGTCGGGACGATCACGATCGGGACGTTGCCGGCCGCCGTACCGAAGGACAGGGATCCCACGATCGGCTGGACGCCGGCCTGCATCGGCACGTTCGGAGCCGAAGGGTCGTAGTCGTCGGGCCAGGTCCAGCGCCTGCGCGCCGTTCCGTCACCACGACCGGACATTTCGATGCAGTACACCTTGCCGTTCTGGGATGCGACGAAAAGCAGGTCGGTGCCGCCGACGTTGGCCACGAGGGCCGAGGTCAGGTCGAACCCGGCCGCCGTTTCGGCGATCCGGTCCTTACCGTCTTCGGCAGGATCGTTGTTCGGATCGGTCGACCCTTCCGTCGGGTACGTCCAGTACACCTGGGGCGGCGCGCCGGTCGTCGGGTCGCCATGGGCGTCCGTACAGTACAGCCGGCCGTTCTCCATGGCCACGACAAGGACGTCGCGGTTGACC
Coding sequences:
- a CDS encoding PQQ-binding-like beta-propeller repeat protein; its protein translation is MLTQRTILKKLQKLGTAVVAVGVMALVAVAQDFPMHSANPNRTGLPVDVNAGAFPPQQYNDFGRGFLRWWDPVVESKVYLDNDQTGVFGTSFDTPNASWGDPTPGQIVAFNYYKALGVPQIYRYSGLVKGTSADDPAAGSTRSYSFQFNNLSTARAYSLSLNIPVGPSDVGGGTILDLRYPQKYMVVRVTGAQGGDHTDVINYDTHAGDFVRLGNNGDQTTLTFTPTGTTLTVTVFNTAPVGENGQFLDPALNANPALLNQQLVYADAVGLGVEGGGSRGVYTAAPIVGRLNAPPPGGGTESIPWRVSAARSEPAVVGDLDRNYNLGVVTSYDALGFSVAGSWQTRYNKVFSWPARRPFDGTDAELSRYGRDKRDWIMAAGKDRTDQHVVVDNLNGGFAATANFLPSAGGADDYGPTFASTPAISGAPTEEATFGQNMPAANYFIDVWMPGNNGPRKVQMRVLIGGTQVDLLDLDESQPRGWYRVPFQRTGGYAHSDAQPLQVVITNQTTEPLDAGKDVHADAVRFVRQADLGIDSTPLQVTTTVQTGGGPVNRDVLVVAMENGRLYCTDAHGDPTTGAPPQVYWTYPTEGSTDPNNDPAEDGKDRIAETAAGFDLTSALVANVGGTDLLFVASQNGKVYCIEMSGRGDGTARRRWTWPDDYDPSAPNVPMQAGVQPIVGSLSFGTAAGNVPIVIVPTQEGRVIALDAAGNLATKKSSIVWQYPLATDPVLGPVQMTPVVTGGRVFFGAAPDQTATTGTMYALNEGDGTLAWTQDGAGIGGFSRFGASSPISVPASMLNPPAGTWGGTADTGNDRLFVADDAGLFASLDPASGTVAWSTNELPAGSAGPLRFLFTAQYDNIGSIRQDIPAVIVTTVDGRLTALSANGLLNKAGFTKVWGYAMDGQAQVSPAITGGFNNGLNVHSWAYAGDSSGYLYAFNSILDTKDIPMVPGVPPGFRDPGQNDPDLDLLDNAIDPNKFILISPEQYDQLRQKIDDPNVGVTAAEVLQVAQNSAAQRRHFDFGETLYVLIYDLPEGTGSTANYYIEFEMSSPGRTAQRFQSPIRQYTGDAQNRGFVLRGIPLMTTGIGGIGPGPNLLSARATSAGTRNQGTAVRLFKPATFNPPVNADYFIANPLALAYLDDSGIVNSSVCLPTLVNPDPTIVVNTGDPRWPLYNSNGNVGTDQNPAAGEPAGPVGPDLRSKGQPVSHGSLGVQQLYVVDRSLMAILLGRGLDGVRVGPRDIAWVKDLTDPTTGGVFQPLLQNGVNYPGFEDYPVNVPNTSLDYPNVGREGLAMTANLFGQAQNPLYPSGISLNAPFIAPANATNYRTLTGYEAQMTRRVTPTVFEMSLLVPRYQPSSKSDYYGSQIMFIDPQGGNSTLDPTVGSFRTFGIGLDVARDQRINFQTPTLDMGSLPSGGGYNGGAGFGPFLPWDPNTQFSPWNPAYNNLFQPFAVSNDGNENMLDLRLAKFFFDANGNRPVELFMPGQHELAWLDASLHLHSSIDRRYSASLLVGSGPGFDPLGRNILQKPRPNDLIGTRYNVNPRSRPNANLRTAGGYLFNPGQIVPGDPKIGVSAPIGAPSGQYIRKVFAFENSNTGNDMNADNPSLGTDEAYTDPGANLKFTVREGRMTNLPTTKSAPMVESLPTATGNFLWSNSVPSAMRDGNGNVFVAWASNRLENANTPGWNAMQRTETDLLRQDKWRIYVGSLRSTLGNSLGESPINDLNAWTAENNSRWYKQTLLIDPPANVFSVDTANGETLDLDSVAFGAPTFPTSGFFNFLEYPATTGRSWNNGKYMAMLGEATKRDASGTSVPLSEIMLVPMTFAADGTINYNPGAILTSPFDPTVKKSRLSLVNTTLGSTSYASVFYSTYSNGLGQIVWNNYNSTSNLWTQGSLRLGNAFENLGAPSAFARRYRDGNQGRINLTFTGKVRGRKFSEVYMARLTASLFTGVPTGRNSVLPYGTATDPLIDDLTLDPATGVFWAPGLQWVTDQASLDQIDITTDPSGATGSIWDQKTATRDFDQASGILKFNSRFGGSVLLESSTGAVRMTGVILPRGTRLYIKYRPSIVRVSTGTGANYRSVATTYDDRFIGVRVVPGNPQRNLLGDLQNWVGEVNAAQPDSPLRWDRTVVAYTRTSGDGTAAARPFYQTLRPGIVLANAIQTDQNGAATYFRVDNWGGGVAVEHYAQFDPATGRVFFLTGNEDRRVTVTYDAVDESGRFIGRLTEAWTVRQIPELLEQAVPIEQVGNESGLSIALDPLNSPFNNIDPVAGRKPGLLWFFWSSSRTGQPDVYFQTVAPRFSPKRPNQ